One Candidatus Planktophila limnetica DNA segment encodes these proteins:
- a CDS encoding glycerophosphodiester phosphodiesterase — protein sequence MPPSLMVGFGNNKEMKFYAHRGASADFPEHTMAAYRGAIEQGALGFECDIRITKDETPILWHDASMKKQANNAAIIANKTYEEIKQIYPEVMTLNQLFDLAIEHKKSLALETKHPVPTGNRVEEIVIAELHKRKEEIAKSGIDIAIMSFSWFSIEKIKKIDPSIKTVMLLHESNARIARRFTSAQGIGPSVEMIKKSPELAKEIKNSGKELYVWTVDSTQDLQYCASVGVDIVMTNRPAHARSVLGYS from the coding sequence ATGCCGCCTAGCCTAATGGTTGGATTCGGCAATAATAAGGAGATGAAGTTCTACGCACACAGAGGTGCATCGGCAGATTTTCCCGAACACACAATGGCTGCCTACCGCGGGGCGATAGAACAAGGTGCACTCGGTTTCGAATGCGACATTCGCATCACTAAAGATGAAACCCCAATCCTGTGGCATGACGCAAGCATGAAAAAACAAGCCAATAACGCGGCAATTATTGCGAACAAAACATATGAAGAGATCAAGCAGATTTATCCAGAGGTAATGACGCTAAACCAACTATTTGATTTAGCTATTGAACATAAAAAATCTTTAGCGCTAGAAACCAAGCACCCTGTTCCAACAGGAAACAGAGTCGAAGAGATAGTAATTGCCGAATTACACAAAAGAAAAGAGGAGATAGCAAAATCTGGAATAGATATTGCGATTATGTCTTTTTCTTGGTTTTCAATTGAAAAAATTAAAAAAATAGATCCATCGATAAAGACCGTTATGTTGCTTCATGAATCCAACGCGCGAATCGCTCGTCGATTCACATCAGCACAAGGGATCGGACCAAGTGTTGAAATGATTAAGAAATCTCCAGAATTAGCCAAAGAAATTAAAAATTCAGGCAAAGAGTTATATGTGTGGACCGTGGATTCAACGCAGGATCTGCAGTATTGCGCAAGCGTTGGCGTAGATATTGTGATGACTAATCGCCCGGCGCATGCACGCTCTGTGCTCGGCTATTCTTAG
- the pheA gene encoding prephenate dehydratase produces MSTYAYLGPVGTFTEAALKKITSASDSLIPYSNVTAALMAVREGKADFALVPIENSVEGVVARTLDELATGDPLVIAGEVTLPVSFSLMAKPGTQKINRIATHPHAESQCRAFIAKNYPNAEIIPTASTAAAAEAISRGEFDAAIAAEVAAAHYGLEVIAKNIGDNNGAVTRFVLVSKPGALSAPTGRDRTSLALYIDIDHAGALLEILTEFAKRDVNLTFIQSRPTGRVLGDYHFIIDAEGHVNDPSVSQALEGLREICDEIRFLGSYPRESSAK; encoded by the coding sequence GTGAGTACATATGCATACCTTGGTCCAGTAGGTACCTTCACTGAGGCTGCACTCAAGAAAATTACATCAGCATCGGATTCACTTATTCCGTATTCAAACGTGACCGCAGCGCTCATGGCTGTGCGCGAAGGTAAAGCAGATTTCGCACTCGTTCCAATTGAAAACTCTGTTGAAGGCGTCGTTGCACGCACACTCGATGAATTAGCTACAGGTGATCCACTGGTAATTGCGGGCGAAGTTACATTACCTGTTTCTTTTTCTTTGATGGCAAAGCCCGGAACACAAAAGATTAATCGCATTGCAACCCACCCACACGCAGAATCACAATGTCGAGCATTTATCGCAAAGAATTATCCAAACGCAGAAATCATCCCAACGGCGTCAACGGCTGCAGCTGCAGAAGCTATTTCTCGTGGTGAATTCGATGCGGCCATTGCAGCTGAAGTTGCTGCAGCACATTACGGCCTAGAAGTCATCGCAAAAAATATTGGCGATAACAATGGCGCTGTAACTCGATTTGTTTTGGTTTCAAAACCAGGTGCGCTATCGGCGCCAACAGGTCGCGACCGCACATCTTTAGCGTTGTATATCGACATCGATCACGCAGGAGCACTTCTAGAAATTCTCACCGAATTCGCTAAGCGTGATGTAAACCTAACTTTCATTCAAAGTCGTCCAACTGGGCGAGTATTAGGTGATTACCACTTTATTATTGATGCCGAAGGTCACGTCAATGATCCATCAGTGTCGCAAGCACTAGAAGGACTCCGTGAAATTTGTGACGAGATTAGATTCCTAGGTTCTTATCCACGAGAGAGCAGTGCGAAATGA
- the serS gene encoding serine--tRNA ligase has product MIDIKFIRENPDAVRASQKGRGEDTSIVDQLLALDETRRAAINEFEALRAEQNTLSKSVGAAKGEEKAALLENSKALANKVKIADTKRAEIEEQTNAVAKQLSNLLDPDAPIGGEADFVVIEHVGTPRDFTKDGFQPKDHVELGKLLGAIDTERGAKVAGSRSYYLTGTGALLEFALVNYAIASATKAGFIPVIPPVLVNPAAMEGTGFLGQAAENVYHLERDEVYLVGTSEVPLAAMHMDEILPADKLPLRYAGYSTCFRREAGTYGKDTRGIIRVHQFDKVEMFSFCKPEDAKEEHKRLLQWEKDFLNAMEIPFRVIDVASGDLGSSANRKFDIEAWIPTQDAYREVTSTSNCTEFQARRLNIRYKDNDGTKAIATLNGTLVAIPRMIVAILENHQNADGSVNVPKALQPFLGTSRFELV; this is encoded by the coding sequence ATGATTGACATAAAGTTTATTCGTGAAAACCCAGATGCAGTTCGTGCATCACAAAAAGGTCGCGGCGAAGACACATCAATCGTTGATCAATTACTCGCACTCGATGAGACTCGTCGCGCTGCAATTAATGAATTTGAAGCGTTGCGCGCAGAACAAAACACATTATCTAAATCTGTTGGCGCTGCAAAAGGTGAAGAAAAAGCGGCCCTGCTAGAGAATTCAAAAGCATTAGCAAATAAAGTAAAAATTGCAGACACCAAGCGCGCAGAGATTGAAGAGCAAACAAATGCAGTTGCAAAGCAATTATCAAATCTTTTAGATCCAGATGCTCCAATAGGTGGGGAAGCAGACTTTGTTGTCATCGAACACGTTGGTACACCACGCGATTTTACAAAAGATGGGTTCCAACCAAAAGATCATGTTGAGCTCGGAAAACTATTAGGCGCAATTGATACAGAGCGCGGAGCAAAAGTCGCCGGTTCACGTTCTTATTACTTAACTGGTACCGGCGCACTTCTTGAATTTGCTTTAGTTAATTACGCAATCGCATCTGCCACTAAAGCAGGATTTATTCCGGTTATTCCACCAGTACTTGTAAATCCTGCCGCAATGGAAGGCACTGGGTTTCTAGGACAAGCCGCTGAAAATGTTTATCACTTAGAGCGCGATGAAGTGTATTTGGTAGGAACAAGTGAAGTTCCATTAGCTGCGATGCATATGGATGAAATTTTGCCAGCAGATAAGTTGCCACTTCGTTATGCAGGGTATTCAACATGTTTCCGCCGCGAAGCAGGAACGTATGGAAAAGATACTCGCGGAATCATTCGCGTTCACCAATTTGATAAAGTTGAAATGTTTTCCTTCTGCAAACCAGAAGATGCCAAGGAAGAGCACAAACGTTTGTTGCAATGGGAGAAAGACTTCCTTAACGCAATGGAGATACCCTTCCGCGTTATTGATGTGGCATCAGGAGATCTTGGCTCTAGCGCTAATCGCAAATTTGATATTGAAGCGTGGATACCTACTCAGGATGCATATCGCGAGGTAACTAGTACATCTAATTGCACAGAGTTCCAGGCGCGCAGATTAAATATTCGTTACAAAGATAACGATGGCACAAAAGCAATTGCGACCCTTAATGGCACACTCGTTGCAATTCCACGCATGATTGTTGCGATCCTTGAAAATCACCAAAACGCAGATGGAAGTGTCAATGTTCCAAAAGCACTGCAACCATTCTTGGGCACATCACGATTTGAGCTTGTGTGA
- a CDS encoding HAD family hydrolase, whose translation MSFRPKLIASDLDGTIVAHYGEVTERTIHAFRTAHEMGIEIFFVTGRPPRWMPEIKEAFGIGKAICGNGAQLFDLQSQKVLEEWLIPVDAQIETVKRLRKAIPQISFASEAHNYFHREKKYVPRWDVGLDNVGVDDITEIMTSPSLKLLARCSEQELSSDEMLAIATKELKDLVTVTHSNPHDSLLEISAIGVSKGATLAKMAERLGISAEDCVSFGDNPNDISMLEWCGRSYAMADGHPDAHKAAKSIAEPHTNDGVAMIIEELLKLPAR comes from the coding sequence GTGAGTTTTCGCCCCAAATTAATTGCTTCAGATTTAGACGGAACAATCGTTGCTCACTACGGGGAAGTAACTGAAAGAACCATTCACGCATTTCGCACAGCCCACGAGATGGGTATTGAAATATTCTTTGTAACAGGTCGACCACCACGTTGGATGCCAGAAATTAAAGAAGCGTTTGGTATCGGAAAAGCAATCTGCGGAAATGGTGCACAGCTATTTGATTTACAAAGCCAAAAAGTTCTCGAAGAGTGGCTCATCCCAGTAGATGCACAAATCGAAACAGTGAAACGATTGCGCAAAGCAATTCCACAGATTTCATTTGCATCTGAGGCTCACAATTATTTCCATCGCGAAAAGAAATATGTGCCGCGTTGGGATGTTGGTTTAGATAACGTCGGTGTAGATGACATAACAGAAATTATGACTTCTCCATCCCTTAAATTATTAGCTCGTTGTTCTGAGCAGGAACTCTCTTCTGATGAAATGCTTGCGATCGCTACAAAAGAATTAAAAGATCTCGTAACTGTTACGCATTCAAATCCACATGATTCACTCTTAGAAATTTCAGCAATCGGTGTTTCAAAGGGCGCAACACTTGCAAAAATGGCAGAACGTTTAGGAATTAGTGCAGAAGATTGTGTTTCATTTGGCGATAACCCAAATGACATTTCAATGCTCGAATGGTGCGGGCGATCATATGCAATGGCTGATGGACACCCAGATGCCCATAAGGCTGCTAAATCAATTGCAGAACCGCACACAAATGATGGAGTCGCAATGATTATTGAGGAGTTATTGAAACTTCCTGCTCGTTAA
- a CDS encoding fumarate reductase/succinate dehydrogenase flavoprotein subunit — translation MTNLERHSYDVVVIGAGGAGLRAAVEAREAGLRVAIICKSLFGKAHTVMAEGGAAASMGNVNDKDNWQVHFRDTMRGGKFLNHYKMAELHAKEAPDRIWELEQWGALFDRTSEGKISQRNFGGHEYPRLAHVGDRTGLELIRTMQQRIVALQQKDGKTYQSMESHLKVFAELTVTEILKEDGKIAGVYGYWRESGAEVLFEAPTVIIATGGVGKTFKITSNSWEGTGDGHALALKAGANLVDMEFLQFHPTGMVWPPSVRGILVTESVRGEGGVLTNTNGERFMFKYIPDVFKDKYADNEEEADRWYADQDNNRRPPELLPRDEVARAINTEVKAGRGTEHGGVFLDVSKRLTAEVIKKRLPSMWHQFYELAGVDITKEAMEVGPTCHYVMGGVEVEADTAAAVGVPGLFAAGEVAGGMHGSNRLGGNSLSDLLVFGRRAGMGAAEYVKSAKPVAVSEAAIKAAAERIQAPFNRSGGENSYSLHAELQEITHNLVGIIRTGSELTEAITKIAEIRKRSANVSVAGDRKFNPGFHLAFDLDNMLLVAESTAKSAISREESRGGHTRDDFPQLDNKWRQINHIASFDGKEVSVRKQALPAIPKELFDLFDIHELEKYMTPDEIAKGGAR, via the coding sequence ATGACAAACCTCGAACGCCACTCATATGACGTAGTTGTCATTGGCGCGGGCGGCGCCGGTCTTCGTGCTGCGGTAGAAGCACGTGAAGCTGGTTTGCGCGTTGCAATTATTTGCAAATCTCTCTTTGGAAAAGCTCACACCGTTATGGCAGAAGGTGGCGCTGCTGCTTCTATGGGAAATGTAAACGATAAAGACAATTGGCAGGTTCACTTTCGCGACACAATGCGCGGTGGAAAATTCCTTAACCATTACAAAATGGCTGAATTACACGCCAAAGAAGCACCAGATCGCATTTGGGAACTAGAACAATGGGGCGCACTCTTTGATCGCACCTCAGAAGGAAAAATTAGTCAACGTAACTTTGGCGGACATGAATATCCACGTCTTGCGCACGTGGGAGATCGCACAGGTCTAGAACTTATTCGCACAATGCAACAACGCATCGTTGCGCTGCAACAAAAAGATGGTAAGACATATCAATCAATGGAGAGCCACCTAAAAGTATTTGCAGAACTAACAGTTACTGAAATTTTAAAAGAAGATGGAAAAATTGCAGGTGTCTACGGATACTGGCGCGAAAGTGGTGCCGAAGTTTTATTTGAAGCCCCTACAGTAATTATTGCAACTGGTGGTGTTGGAAAGACATTTAAAATTACATCTAACTCCTGGGAGGGCACAGGAGATGGTCACGCACTTGCACTTAAAGCAGGAGCAAACCTTGTTGATATGGAGTTCTTACAATTTCACCCAACAGGCATGGTCTGGCCACCATCTGTTCGCGGAATTTTAGTTACTGAATCTGTTCGTGGTGAAGGCGGAGTTCTAACCAACACCAACGGTGAACGCTTTATGTTTAAGTACATTCCAGATGTATTTAAAGATAAGTATGCCGATAATGAAGAAGAAGCCGATCGTTGGTATGCGGATCAAGATAACAACCGCCGTCCACCAGAGTTATTGCCACGCGATGAAGTTGCTCGCGCAATTAACACTGAAGTTAAAGCAGGACGCGGCACAGAGCACGGTGGAGTATTCCTCGATGTTTCAAAGCGCCTCACTGCAGAAGTAATTAAGAAGCGCTTGCCATCTATGTGGCACCAGTTCTATGAATTAGCTGGAGTGGACATTACAAAAGAGGCAATGGAAGTTGGTCCAACGTGTCACTACGTAATGGGCGGTGTTGAAGTAGAAGCAGATACTGCAGCAGCAGTGGGTGTTCCTGGTTTATTTGCAGCAGGTGAAGTTGCTGGCGGAATGCACGGTTCCAATCGCCTTGGTGGCAATTCACTTTCTGACTTACTTGTATTTGGTCGTCGCGCAGGTATGGGCGCCGCGGAGTATGTAAAGAGTGCAAAACCTGTTGCAGTAAGTGAGGCAGCAATAAAAGCTGCAGCAGAGCGCATTCAAGCGCCATTTAATCGCAGTGGTGGCGAGAACTCTTATTCATTACACGCCGAACTTCAGGAAATTACACATAACCTTGTTGGAATTATTCGCACAGGCTCTGAACTCACAGAGGCAATTACAAAAATTGCAGAGATTAGAAAACGCAGTGCAAATGTTTCAGTCGCCGGCGATCGTAAATTTAATCCTGGCTTCCACCTTGCCTTCGATCTAGACAATATGTTGCTAGTTGCTGAGAGCACAGCAAAGTCTGCAATCTCTCGTGAAGAGTCTCGCGGTGGTCACACACGAGATGACTTCCCACAACTAGATAACAAGTGGCGCCAGATAAATCACATTGCATCCTTTGACGGCAAAGAAGTAAGCGTTCGCAAACAAGCACTTCCAGCTATTCCTAAAGAACTCTTTGACCTCTTTGATATTCATGAATTAGAGAAGTACATGACACCGGATGAAATCGCGAAAGGCGGTGCACGCTAA
- a CDS encoding succinate dehydrogenase/fumarate reductase iron-sulfur subunit — protein MARKLKMRIWRGDADNGGLQDVTVEANEGEVVLDVIHRVQATQMGDLAVRWNCKAGKCGSCSMEINGKPRLACMTQVASYGDEETITVTPLRAFPVIKDLVTDVSFNYKKAMEIPSYEPPANLKPGEARMEQIDVERSQEFRKCIECFLCQDTCHVIRDHEENKKSFAGPRFFIRIAELDMHPLDMLKNRKQKAQEEHGLGMCNITKCCTEVCPEHIRITDNAIIPMKERVVDVKYDPVRWLGTKIRKREGIV, from the coding sequence ATGGCACGCAAACTAAAGATGCGCATCTGGCGCGGAGATGCAGATAACGGCGGACTTCAAGATGTCACAGTCGAAGCCAATGAAGGCGAAGTAGTCCTTGATGTAATTCACCGTGTCCAAGCAACACAGATGGGCGATCTCGCTGTGCGCTGGAATTGCAAAGCTGGCAAGTGCGGTTCATGTTCCATGGAAATTAATGGAAAGCCACGTCTTGCGTGTATGACACAAGTTGCTTCATACGGTGATGAAGAAACAATTACTGTCACACCACTTCGTGCATTTCCCGTCATTAAAGATTTAGTAACAGATGTTTCTTTTAATTATAAAAAGGCTATGGAAATTCCATCCTATGAACCACCTGCAAATCTCAAGCCAGGTGAGGCACGTATGGAGCAGATAGATGTTGAGCGCAGTCAAGAGTTCCGCAAATGCATCGAATGTTTCCTATGCCAAGACACATGTCACGTCATCCGCGACCACGAAGAGAACAAAAAATCTTTCGCTGGTCCACGCTTCTTTATCCGTATCGCAGAACTAGATATGCATCCACTGGATATGTTGAAAAATCGTAAACAAAAAGCTCAAGAAGAGCACGGTCTTGGAATGTGTAACATCACGAAGTGCTGTACTGAAGTGTGCCCAGAGCACATCCGAATCACAGATAACGCAATCATTCCGATGAAAGAGCGCGTAGTAGATGTTAAATACGATCCAGTTCGTTGGCTGGGCACAAAAATACGTAAGCGCGAGGGTATCGTTTAA
- a CDS encoding fluoride efflux transporter FluC, translating to MNQIVNVRSISLVSLGGVLGSLLRYTIGELFTSSRTSTLIANLLGVAIATFLLVLMQRRGSTDQRHFWLPGFCAGLTTFSAVALLTLQPSDGGTMYLSASVIASLAIIAIVMPIARKVIPARS from the coding sequence ATGAACCAAATCGTCAACGTGCGATCAATTTCATTGGTCTCACTTGGCGGAGTACTCGGTTCGCTCCTTCGTTACACAATCGGTGAGTTATTCACTTCTTCGCGCACATCAACTCTGATTGCCAATCTATTAGGTGTTGCAATTGCAACCTTCTTACTTGTTCTAATGCAGCGCCGCGGCAGCACAGACCAACGCCACTTTTGGTTGCCAGGATTTTGTGCAGGTTTGACAACATTTTCTGCAGTGGCGTTATTAACACTGCAACCAAGTGATGGCGGCACGATGTATCTAAGCGCCAGCGTTATTGCGAGTTTGGCAATAATCGCGATAGTGATGCCAATAGCACGCAAAGTAATTCCGGCGCGCTCATGA
- a CDS encoding fluoride efflux transporter FluC, which yields MRLAYVILGAAIGAPARFVIDQYLRKFANAPWGTFAVNVAGSFVIGLTWGATQNTVALVAIGFAGAFTTWSTFMLDIYLAIELKKYRSAAVNYIGSLLVGLLAAAIAMNLVA from the coding sequence ATGAGATTGGCTTACGTAATTCTTGGAGCCGCAATAGGCGCACCAGCGCGCTTTGTTATCGATCAGTACTTACGCAAGTTTGCAAATGCTCCATGGGGAACATTTGCCGTAAACGTGGCTGGCTCATTTGTTATTGGTCTGACATGGGGCGCAACACAAAACACTGTCGCCCTTGTTGCAATTGGTTTTGCCGGTGCGTTTACAACGTGGTCAACATTTATGTTAGATATCTACTTGGCAATCGAACTCAAAAAATATAGGTCAGCTGCAGTAAATTACATCGGATCATTGCTTGTTGGATTACTTGCTGCAGCTATTGCTATGAATCTAGTTGCGTAA
- a CDS encoding aminopeptidase P family protein: MDQKEVNSPAAEPVKAARDNTPSPAYAKFMSEGWVPSDLDDVVAGPAVTSAFLRRTTLSAQYPGIRLVLPAGGFKVRSNDTDYRFRPHSAFAYYSGVQGVEASADAVLVLEPTETGHETFLYIHPRSTRDTHAFYTDRRFGELWVGRRFTLNEARARYQIETRRVDDLEALLKDGAAALTIRGEDPMIDKNIALHPQEKDFVAYTSAARLIKDEYEISELQRACDETAKGFADVIRSLPAAVSTARGERVVEAAFFGRARIAGNDLGYETIAASGSHACILHWIQNDGEVRPGELILIDAGIEMDSYYTADITRTLPISGKFSPAQRALYMLVYEAQLAGFAAVKPGATFKSINAACQAVLAKGLSDMGVLPMSPEESLLPENGLHRRWTLHGVSHMLGMDVHDCDKARDEDYILGTLKEGMVLTVEPGLYIQPDDEMFAPEYRGIGIRIEDDVVVTADGCRNLSQNLPRHPDEIEKWMLSLRN, encoded by the coding sequence ATGGATCAAAAAGAAGTGAATTCACCTGCTGCAGAGCCTGTTAAGGCTGCGCGCGATAACACTCCTTCTCCTGCTTATGCCAAATTTATGTCTGAGGGTTGGGTGCCATCTGATTTAGATGATGTCGTTGCAGGCCCTGCTGTTACTTCTGCGTTTTTGCGTCGCACAACTTTATCTGCGCAATATCCAGGTATTCGTTTAGTTTTGCCAGCTGGCGGATTTAAAGTTCGCAGCAACGATACTGATTACAGATTTAGACCACACTCTGCATTCGCTTATTACTCTGGTGTACAAGGTGTTGAAGCCAGTGCAGATGCTGTACTTGTTCTAGAACCAACGGAAACTGGCCACGAAACATTTTTATATATTCATCCGCGCTCTACTCGCGATACGCACGCTTTTTATACCGACCGACGTTTTGGCGAATTATGGGTCGGCCGACGTTTCACATTAAATGAAGCCCGTGCTCGCTACCAAATCGAAACTCGCAGAGTTGATGATCTTGAAGCACTCTTAAAAGATGGTGCCGCTGCGCTAACAATTCGCGGCGAAGATCCAATGATTGATAAAAACATTGCGCTGCATCCACAAGAAAAAGACTTTGTTGCATACACATCGGCTGCTCGATTAATCAAAGATGAGTACGAGATCTCTGAGTTACAACGCGCTTGTGATGAAACTGCAAAAGGTTTTGCAGATGTCATTCGTTCATTGCCTGCCGCGGTTAGTACTGCGCGCGGAGAACGTGTTGTGGAAGCAGCATTCTTTGGTCGTGCGCGTATTGCTGGAAATGATTTGGGGTATGAAACCATCGCGGCATCTGGTTCGCATGCGTGCATTTTGCATTGGATTCAAAATGACGGAGAAGTCCGACCTGGTGAACTAATACTTATAGATGCTGGCATTGAAATGGATTCGTATTACACAGCAGATATCACTCGCACATTGCCGATCTCTGGAAAGTTTTCTCCCGCACAACGCGCTTTATATATGTTGGTTTATGAAGCACAGCTTGCAGGTTTTGCAGCAGTAAAACCTGGTGCAACATTTAAATCAATCAATGCTGCATGCCAAGCAGTTCTTGCAAAGGGGCTGTCAGATATGGGCGTCCTGCCTATGTCACCAGAGGAATCCTTGTTGCCAGAAAATGGTCTGCATCGCCGCTGGACTCTGCACGGTGTAAGCCACATGCTCGGTATGGATGTGCACGATTGCGATAAAGCGCGCGATGAGGATTACATTCTTGGAACACTTAAAGAAGGAATGGTTTTAACCGTAGAGCCAGGCCTTTATATCCAGCCAGATGATGAGATGTTTGCACCTGAATATCGAGGTATCGGAATCCGTATTGAAGATGATGTTGTTGTGACAGCTGATGGTTGCCGTAATTTAAGTCAGAATTTACCGCGCCACCCAGATGAAATAGAAAAGTGGATGCTCTCTTTACGCAACTAG
- a CDS encoding FAD-dependent oxidoreductase — translation MPTFKVAIVGAGPAGYFAAQALQNAQSDDKTFAIDMIERLPTPWGLVRSGVAPDHPKIKTVSKVFEKIATAGNFRLFGNVELGTDVQLSDLQKKYDAVIIATGTSLGRKLGIPGEELKGYLSAADFVPWYNAHPDYTDVDVPLDTDTAIVIGAGNVAMDVARMLALDPTELDPTDTANYAIAAFKKSGIRKVYICARRGAEHAAFTSPELRDLPKLEHTNVIISKSDIDAAITAAGDAPEKDVKNNLDAMLAIAEHEKTSHVRTMEFLFHHVPTEIKGAGQVQEVVFKTPTGEKVIKCGLVISAIGYEAQPMTGIAYEKGKVLNTDGRVKDNLYVVGWAKRGPSGVIGTNKSDAAGVIELIISNLTTPKNSGDINDLIGAHKVITQTHWEVINAAEVASGEPLGKPRVKVADKEELLRLGGF, via the coding sequence GTGCCAACGTTTAAGGTCGCAATCGTTGGCGCAGGACCTGCTGGTTATTTCGCAGCGCAAGCGCTACAAAACGCACAGAGTGATGACAAAACATTTGCAATCGACATGATTGAACGCTTACCCACTCCGTGGGGTTTGGTACGAAGCGGTGTTGCACCAGATCATCCAAAGATTAAAACTGTGTCCAAAGTATTTGAAAAGATTGCAACAGCCGGAAACTTTCGTTTATTCGGAAACGTTGAATTAGGTACTGATGTGCAACTCAGTGACTTACAAAAGAAGTATGACGCAGTGATTATTGCAACTGGTACTTCTCTGGGGCGAAAACTTGGTATCCCTGGCGAAGAGTTAAAAGGATATTTATCTGCGGCCGACTTTGTGCCTTGGTATAACGCACATCCTGATTACACAGATGTTGATGTGCCACTAGATACGGACACAGCAATTGTTATTGGCGCAGGAAATGTTGCAATGGATGTTGCGCGCATGTTAGCCCTTGACCCAACAGAGCTAGATCCAACAGATACTGCAAACTATGCAATCGCTGCATTTAAGAAAAGTGGCATTCGCAAGGTTTATATCTGCGCTCGCCGCGGCGCAGAACACGCAGCATTTACATCTCCTGAACTTCGTGATCTACCAAAGTTAGAACACACAAATGTAATTATTAGTAAAAGCGATATCGATGCAGCAATTACTGCAGCCGGTGATGCTCCAGAGAAAGATGTGAAGAACAACTTAGATGCCATGCTGGCAATTGCTGAACATGAAAAAACAAGCCATGTGCGCACAATGGAGTTCTTATTTCACCACGTGCCAACAGAGATCAAGGGTGCTGGTCAGGTTCAAGAAGTTGTCTTTAAAACTCCAACGGGTGAAAAAGTTATTAAGTGCGGCCTTGTTATCAGCGCTATTGGCTATGAAGCACAGCCCATGACAGGCATTGCCTATGAAAAGGGCAAAGTACTAAATACAGATGGCCGCGTGAAAGACAATCTCTATGTAGTTGGCTGGGCTAAGCGCGGACCATCAGGTGTTATCGGCACAAACAAAAGCGATGCCGCTGGTGTAATTGAATTAATCATTTCTAACTTAACAACACCAAAGAACTCTGGTGACATCAATGATCTTATTGGCGCGCACAAAGTCATCACACAAACTCATTGGGAAGTGATTAATGCCGCTGAAGTCGCAAGCGGTGAACCACTCGGAAAGCCTCGCGTGAAGGTTGCAGATAAAGAAGAGCTACTACGTTTGGGCGGCTTTTAA
- a CDS encoding DAK2 domain-containing protein has translation MSAFTDAIETVATALENNSKKFEELDSVAGDGDLGITAGNIAKGLRSGAAGATGDLKADLMLIGREIAKFAPSTFGTLFATGFIRASAAVTDGDALKNTQISVTAAYDGIAARGKAALGERTLLDALHPASVALNSATDLQAGLNAAGIAARAGATATAAMAPKHGRAGWIGERAQGNEDAGATVVAVVFEALAK, from the coding sequence ATGAGTGCATTTACTGACGCCATCGAAACGGTAGCAACGGCGCTTGAAAATAACTCAAAGAAATTTGAGGAGTTAGATTCTGTCGCTGGCGATGGTGATCTAGGAATTACTGCTGGCAATATTGCAAAGGGTCTTCGCTCTGGCGCCGCCGGTGCAACTGGTGACCTCAAAGCAGATCTGATGTTAATTGGTCGCGAAATTGCAAAGTTTGCACCCTCAACATTTGGAACTTTGTTTGCAACAGGATTTATTCGAGCATCAGCTGCTGTTACAGATGGCGATGCTTTGAAAAATACACAGATCTCTGTGACTGCTGCCTATGACGGAATTGCAGCACGTGGAAAAGCAGCACTCGGTGAGCGCACATTATTGGATGCGCTACATCCCGCATCCGTTGCCTTAAATAGCGCAACAGATTTACAAGCAGGATTAAATGCTGCAGGTATTGCAGCGCGCGCAGGAGCAACTGCGACAGCTGCAATGGCGCCAAAGCATGGCCGAGCCGGATGGATTGGCGAACGCGCACAAGGCAATGAAGATGCTGGTGCAACTGTTGTGGCTGTGGTTTTTGAAGCGCTAGCTAAATAA